One genomic region from Biomphalaria glabrata chromosome 7, xgBioGlab47.1, whole genome shotgun sequence encodes:
- the LOC106069174 gene encoding VPS9 domain-containing protein 1-like yields the protein MTETSFDTLVKEIGEAVKLDDDSQVKEAYKKYVVCIYKIATNLVLALNHAGGDVIVNKKINKEVKLAAQCVDRVAVLIEKLDKSPKPKQTMKSFTDSVKSILKEQPLKAFRSTKQTTIKSGFSNNLVPSLPPENNPYIFRVEKTRTLSPMEIAQKQNQSLMAAYKARMNRLNRSDFNAFNYSLTIQRKLAENIAIARAQEEEIARKMQARNQRLEEEAAKRFATPIGMSKAEQEQRQIYKRILEYENEAKWLKNWRSKLEASPEDPILISQLVAEVLRCADHPLTVLLKKYQLKIYERLYPLVNDKHKGLDQIKIPLLKSEWPTLDEVSDIVFKRQTSLQSPSASQERKSFTDDCQQKNGDAVDGPCQASGIDSPSALLVRNEDDWDDPLCVRSESSDSLKTISKDSQDLLQANSEEDNSLTSPKEIGDEKNGSITMASSSNQSPSKFETAMAESKQNLELALQEGQDLASQLSWERRQAQLLMRQVTHDYSSYKVDNYDEDNLDYLFDEDESGENCGDLTQQFWESLMSHRDHCPPAGDESSGQDKGSTLGRSVSHQLPGPPLTFDDPEKTCHSLPASFDEPDGVDAKTFSKMHLEAYKRHLASISEDIHRYLEKLLVMMTIAYEPLDTPVGRDQCAVSLEEPFFKPIWKTLFRLFRVVNYKQELVLASIMTKYSNITPEDLKVSKKLCLTDSDTQPYQAAITELSHVQDYYTMLTKLECVVKVCRMICECVDEYYKKIQDGDASKKKAPSLGADDLLPILSYVIIRSGLPQLAAECEAMTEFIHEGYMMGEEGYCLTTLRTALNFVTSLYPSCLTS from the exons GTGGTGATGTGATAGTGaataaaaagataaacaaaGAAGTGAAATTAGCGGCTCAGTGTGTGGACAGAGTCGCAGTATTGATTGAAAAATTAG ATAAATCTCCCAAACCTAAGCAAACCATGAAATCCTTCACAGACTCAGTCAAGTCCATCCTAA AAGAGCAACCTTTGAAAGCTTTCAGATCAACCAAGCAAACAACAATAAAGTCTGGATTTTCAAATAATTTGGTTCCTTCTCTACCACCTGAAAATAATCCTTATATATTTCGTGTGGAAAA aacTAGAACATTGTCCCCAATGGAGATTGCTCAAAAACAGAATCAGTCGCTGATGGCTGCATATAAAGCTAGGATGAACAGATTGAATAGATCAGACTTCAATGCTTTTAATTAT AGTTTAACAATTCAACGAAAGCTAGCAGAGAACATTGCCATAGCCAGGGCACAAGAAGAAGAG ATTGCTAGAAAGATGCAAGCAAGGAACCAAAGGCTGGAAGAAGAAGCTGCCAA ACGATTTGCCACACCTATTGGAATGTCAAAAGCTGAGCAAGAGCAGAGGCAGATCTATAAGCGAATATTGGAATATGAAAATGAAGCT AAATGGTTGAAAAACTGGAGAAGTAAGCTAGAAGCCAGCCCAGAGGATCCGATTCTAATCAGCCAACTGGTTGCTGAAGTACTTCGCTGTGCTGACCATCCTCTGACGGTACTCTTGAAAAAGTACCagcttaaaatctatgagaGGTTGTATCCCTTGGTGAATGACAAGCATAAAGGACTGGACCAAATCAAA attCCACTTTTGAAAAGTGAATGGCCAACGTTAGATGAAGTTTCAGACATTGTCTTCAAAAGACAGACCTCTTTACAATCTCCATCAGCTAGCCAAGAGAGAAAGTCTTTCACAGATGACTGCCAACAAAAGAATGGGGATGCAGTGGATGGTCCATGTCAAGCTTCAGGCATTGATAGTCCATCAGCTTTGTTAGTCAGAAATGAAGATGACTGGGATGACCCTTTGTGTGTGCGATCTGAATCTAGTGATTCTCTTAAAACTATTTCCAAGGATAGCCAGGATTTATTGCAAGCAAACAGTGAAGAAGATAACAGCCTTACATCCCCGAAAGAAATTGGAGATGAGAAGAATGGTTCAATAACTATGGCTAGTTCTAGCAATCAGAGTCCATCCAAGTTTGAAACTGCCATGGCTGAATCTAAGCAAAATTTAGAACTAGCCTTGCAAGAAGGTCAAGACTTGGCCAGCCAGTTATCCTGGGAGAGGAGGCAGGCCCAGCTGCTGATGAGGCAGGTCACTCATGACTACAGCTCCTACAAGGTCGACAACTATGATGAGGATAACTTGGATTATCTGTTTGACGAGGATGAAAGTGGTGAGAATTGTGGAGATCTAACTCAGCAGTTCTGGGAGAGCCTTATGTCTCACAGAGATCACTGTCCCCCTGCAGGGGATGAGAGCTCTGGCCAAGATAAAGGCTCAACACTGGGCCGTAGTGTTAGCCATCAGTTGCCTGGCCCACCTTTGACCTTTGATGATCCAGAAAAAACTTGTCACAGCTTGCCTGCGAGTTTTGATGAGCCGGATGGAGTGGATGCTAAAACCTTTTCAAAAATGCATTTAGAAGCTTACAAAAGACACCTTGCTTCCATTTCAGAAGATATTCACAGATATTTGG AGAAACTTTTAGTGATGATGACTATAGCCTATGAGCCTCTGGACACTCCAGTCGGAAGAGACCAGTGTGCTGTGTCCTTAGAGGAACCTTTCTTTAAGCCAATTTGGAAAACACTTTTCAGACTCTTCAG AGTTGTCAACTACAAGCAGGAGCTGGTCCTGGCTAGCATCATGACTAAATATTCAAATATCACCCCTGAGGACCTGAAAGTGTCCAAAAAGCTTTGTTTGACAGACTCTGACACTCAGCCATACCAGGCAGCTATCACAGAATTGTCCCATGTCCAAGATTACTACACAATGTTGACTAAGCTGGAGTGTGTAG TTAAAGTGTGTCGCATGATCTGTGAGTGCGTTGATGAATATTACAAGAAGATTCAAGATGGAGACGCTAGCAAGAAGAAAGCTCCATCATT GGGAGCAGATGATCTTCTGCCAATCTTGAGTTATGTGATAATTAGGAGTGGTCTCCCCCAACTGGCAGCAGAGTGTGAGGCTATGACAGAGTTTATTCACGAAGG TTACATGATGGGGGAAGAAGGATACTGTTTGACAACGTTAAGAACTGCCCTCAATTTTGTGACATCTTTATACCCATCATGCCTGACTAGCTAA